From Bacillaceae bacterium S4-13-56, a single genomic window includes:
- a CDS encoding DUF1643 domain-containing protein — protein sequence MQEKSQSGILLNKTFRDSLIIDKYDIELHRWREKKLEQVRSENSEDAMTWNVFKSLKQINPSYWLPHLFKQSFHQDFTYPLEFIDVTLWKKINPPLNLPTKEGQSEIDVIIETNNFVWIIEVKYKSDISLGTTHDKSRNQIIRNIDVGLDYSNGKDFYFSLLILDEAHSPQGFHNMNVYTYSRDLVKGDLTHRNGNLLSLRGIGLLMWSDILYLFDYIKGTTDSEFERVVAEQAELWLRNKIDKFIKPKNGAIFDETGKYRYSLTRVWAPMREKVVFVGLNPSTADEKNNDPTLKRCIDFAKRWHNGIYGSLEMVNLFSYRSTDFEELKNDLNNDQVGRKNDDFIFIAIRDASLVIVAWGEKGTYKNRDKEVLKLLNEAEVPIYCLEILKGGQPKHPLYAKGDLNPVLYVE from the coding sequence ATGCAAGAGAAATCCCAAAGTGGTATCTTATTGAACAAAACCTTTAGGGACTCATTAATAATTGATAAATACGATATCGAACTCCATAGGTGGAGAGAAAAGAAATTAGAGCAAGTAAGAAGTGAAAATAGTGAAGATGCAATGACTTGGAATGTTTTTAAGAGTCTAAAGCAAATTAATCCAAGTTATTGGTTACCCCATTTATTCAAGCAATCCTTCCACCAAGATTTTACTTACCCATTGGAATTTATTGATGTAACCTTATGGAAAAAAATAAATCCGCCATTAAACCTACCTACAAAAGAAGGACAATCCGAAATTGATGTTATTATTGAAACGAATAATTTTGTTTGGATTATAGAGGTTAAATATAAAAGTGACATTAGCCTAGGTACTACTCATGACAAATCCAGGAATCAGATAATAAGAAATATTGACGTTGGATTGGACTATTCAAACGGCAAGGACTTTTACTTCTCTTTGCTGATTTTAGATGAAGCACATTCACCACAAGGGTTTCACAATATGAATGTATATACCTATTCCCGAGATCTTGTTAAGGGTGATCTTACTCATCGGAATGGAAATTTGTTGAGTTTAAGGGGTATTGGTCTTTTAATGTGGTCGGATATTCTTTACCTGTTTGATTATATAAAAGGCACTACAGATAGTGAGTTTGAAAGAGTGGTAGCAGAACAAGCAGAACTATGGTTGAGAAATAAGATTGATAAGTTCATAAAACCAAAAAATGGTGCGATTTTTGATGAAACAGGAAAATACAGGTACTCTCTGACAAGAGTATGGGCACCAATGAGAGAAAAAGTTGTTTTCGTTGGTTTAAATCCAAGTACAGCGGATGAAAAGAATAACGACCCAACCTTAAAACGTTGCATTGACTTTGCTAAAAGATGGCATAATGGAATATATGGATCATTAGAAATGGTGAATTTGTTTTCTTATAGATCAACAGATTTTGAAGAGTTAAAAAATGATTTAAATAATGATCAAGTTGGTAGAAAAAACGATGATTTCATATTTATTGCTATAAGAGATGCGAGCCTAGTAATAGTTGCTTGGGGAGAAAAGGGAACCTATAAAAATAGGGATAAAGAGGTACTAAAATTACTTAACGAAGCAGAAGTTCCGATTTATTGTTTGGAAATTTTAAAAGGAGGGCAACCGAAGCACCCATTATATGCAAAGGGTGATTTGAACCCAGTACTATATGTCGAATAA
- a CDS encoding DUF6527 family protein, translating to MTRQVVEHKFVDFIPDKLKPNTIYISIAYNTVVHSCACGCGEEVVTPLSRSDWKLTYNGETVSLHPSIGNWSFSCRSHYWIRDSRVVWAESWSCDKVKVVREAEKRNIDKDRKNKDTGLLAFFKNLFQR from the coding sequence ATGACTAGGCAAGTGGTTGAACACAAATTTGTGGACTTTATACCTGATAAGTTAAAGCCCAATACCATTTATATAAGTATCGCCTATAATACTGTAGTTCACTCCTGTGCATGTGGATGTGGGGAAGAGGTAGTCACTCCTTTATCCCGTTCCGATTGGAAACTCACATATAATGGAGAAACTGTTTCTCTACATCCCTCGATTGGAAATTGGTCATTTTCATGTAGGTCTCATTACTGGATTAGAGATAGTAGGGTTGTATGGGCAGAATCATGGTCATGCGATAAGGTGAAAGTAGTACGAGAAGCTGAAAAACGTAATATAGATAAGGACAGGAAGAATAAAGATACAGGTCTTCTAGCTTTCTTTAAGAATTTGTTTCAAAGATAG
- a CDS encoding VanW family protein, with protein sequence MRLSEIHPIFYHTRIALKRLFRSIVDLKDAKRFATTSVDDSLPHSLKKHQSLLRRKLGDSDPQLQENKITNLKIASQTIDGVLIFPGQIFSFWQLVGRTTRDKGYIEGMQLSRGEVKTGIGGGICQLANLLFWMALHTPLEIIERHHYSFDPFPDSGRVLPFGSGASVFYNYIDLRFYNPTEQTFQIKVWLTDKHLKGAILTDREW encoded by the coding sequence ATGAGATTGAGTGAAATTCATCCGATTTTTTATCACACCAGGATTGCACTGAAACGACTTTTTCGTTCGATTGTAGACCTTAAAGATGCAAAGAGATTTGCTACTACTTCTGTTGATGATTCTTTACCACATTCTTTAAAGAAACATCAATCGCTTTTACGAAGAAAACTGGGGGATAGCGACCCACAACTTCAAGAAAACAAAATCACAAACCTTAAAATTGCTTCTCAAACGATTGATGGCGTTTTGATTTTCCCTGGACAAATCTTTTCCTTTTGGCAGTTAGTAGGGAGGACCACGAGAGACAAGGGGTACATCGAGGGTATGCAATTATCCAGAGGAGAAGTGAAAACAGGGATTGGTGGGGGGATTTGTCAATTGGCGAACCTCCTGTTTTGGATGGCCTTACATACCCCATTGGAAATCATAGAAAGACATCATTATAGCTTTGACCCATTTCCGGATTCAGGTAGAGTGCTCCCTTTTGGAAGTGGGGCAAGTGTTTTTTATAATTACATAGATTTGCGGTTTTACAATCCTACAGAGCAGACTTTTCAAATCAAGGTTTGGCTCACGGACAAGCACCTTAAAGGGGCAATCCTTACCGATAGGGAATGGTAA
- a CDS encoding multiubiquitin domain-containing protein — MTVIINAREKVVDKDKYSFQEIVELALGKFDSNPNIVYTLTYTKGKKQPSKSLVFGEEVNVKDGMIINVSRTDKS; from the coding sequence GTGACGGTAATTATAAATGCCCGTGAAAAGGTTGTTGATAAGGACAAGTATTCTTTTCAAGAAATAGTTGAACTTGCTCTAGGAAAGTTCGATTCGAATCCAAATATTGTTTACACCTTGACCTATACTAAAGGAAAAAAACAACCAAGTAAATCGTTGGTTTTTGGAGAAGAAGTTAATGTAAAGGACGGCATGATTATCAATGTCTCACGAACTGATAAATCATAG
- a CDS encoding SEC-C domain-containing protein, with protein sequence MQKIGRNDKCLCGSGLKYKKCHGSVNGISDKLVSPQLKCVCGSGFHPSDCCSAFLSSPRRLRTIEVKSEFTVENLIQEEYVGYIYFAYLSKPRREWDFFRNFYLYGIEINGRFFRPKTLDFILEIQTDEESHWNIRLNLDFHTGARLKLKTPKNLAKDKLCMAKGNITVSKPLNKIETPYIKIIDHRYLRIFHHTSKDGYEGITSSKSIWASPYDLQGSTRELKKTNFTYFTDLPELRFEGDLFLVAMREKGQAAFRTDDESQLSFVEIYKQPAFKREKRLVFYIDINIIAPVPAIYHYQEGSQYVEFFHPHIFRIGLDPGNIISIEQFKDGWRICDNSIVPKTNDIFPIANGNDISDLLKIYQDRYIEP encoded by the coding sequence ATGCAAAAAATTGGAAGAAATGACAAGTGTCTTTGTGGTAGTGGATTGAAATATAAAAAATGTCACGGTAGTGTCAATGGCATTTCAGATAAGTTGGTTAGTCCTCAACTAAAATGTGTGTGTGGTAGCGGTTTTCATCCAAGTGATTGTTGTAGTGCATTTCTTTCATCCCCAAGAAGGTTGAGAACAATCGAGGTAAAAAGTGAATTTACCGTGGAAAATTTAATACAAGAGGAATACGTTGGATATATTTATTTTGCATATTTGTCAAAACCAAGAAGAGAATGGGATTTTTTTCGGAATTTTTATCTTTATGGAATTGAAATCAACGGCAGATTTTTTAGACCCAAAACCCTGGACTTTATTTTAGAAATTCAAACGGATGAAGAGAGCCATTGGAATATTAGATTAAATCTCGATTTCCATACAGGGGCTAGACTGAAATTAAAGACCCCAAAAAATTTAGCAAAAGACAAATTGTGTATGGCCAAGGGTAATATCACTGTTTCTAAACCACTAAACAAAATAGAGACGCCTTACATAAAGATTATTGATCATCGTTATTTACGGATTTTTCACCATACCTCAAAAGACGGGTATGAAGGAATTACAAGTAGTAAATCTATCTGGGCTTCGCCATATGATCTTCAGGGTAGTACAAGAGAGCTGAAGAAAACTAATTTTACGTATTTTACAGATCTCCCTGAATTGAGATTTGAGGGTGATTTATTTTTAGTTGCAATGAGGGAAAAAGGACAAGCGGCGTTCCGAACAGATGATGAATCACAGTTATCGTTTGTAGAAATTTATAAGCAACCTGCATTCAAACGGGAAAAAAGGTTGGTCTTTTATATAGATATAAATATAATCGCACCTGTGCCTGCAATATATCATTATCAAGAGGGTAGTCAATATGTAGAGTTTTTTCATCCTCATATTTTTAGAATAGGTTTAGATCCTGGTAATATTATTTCTATTGAGCAATTTAAGGATGGGTGGAGAATTTGTGATAACTCTATTGTGCCAAAAACAAATGACATTTTTCCTATTGCAAATGGAAATGATATCTCTGATCTTTTAAAAATATACCAAGATAGATATATTGAACCTTAA
- a CDS encoding helix-turn-helix transcriptional regulator, with amino-acid sequence MSGVRHQYSKNFYISVLETWKNKSWNQRELPKRVDLNPSVMNRLESGERPIKDYELGKIATVLDVTTDYLLGRSANPEMTEEEFEAFKNDPDLERWYKSFLKIMKKIFEDYVKFGKHLMKMTTSIQHIN; translated from the coding sequence ATGTCGGGGGTCAGGCACCAATATTCCAAAAATTTTTATATTTCCGTTTTAGAAACATGGAAAAATAAGAGCTGGAATCAACGAGAATTACCAAAAAGAGTTGATTTAAATCCTAGTGTCATGAATAGATTAGAATCTGGAGAAAGACCTATTAAGGATTATGAGTTAGGTAAAATCGCAACTGTTTTAGATGTTACAACAGATTACTTGCTTGGTAGATCTGCAAACCCAGAAATGACTGAAGAAGAATTTGAGGCTTTTAAAAATGATCCAGACCTTGAAAGATGGTACAAGAGCTTCCTAAAAATAATGAAGAAGATCTTCGAAGATTACGTAAAATTTGGGAAGCATTTAATGAAGATGACAACTAGCATACAACATATAAACTAA
- a CDS encoding recombinase family protein yields the protein MKVGYARVSTLEQSLDLQLDALNHYGCEQIYQEKVTGSRSDRPQLQEMIDYLRKGDVVVVYKLDRISRSTKHLIQLSELFDEKGVQFVSLRDSIDTSTAMGRFFFRTMASIAELERDIIRERTMAGLEAARSRGRKGGRPQVDQKNISIALKMYHSKQYTIKEIEEATQVSRTSLYRYVNSQKCENTN from the coding sequence ATGAAAGTTGGATACGCAAGGGTCTCTACTTTGGAACAAAGCCTTGATTTACAATTAGATGCTCTGAATCATTATGGTTGTGAACAGATTTACCAAGAAAAAGTAACTGGTTCACGGTCAGACCGTCCACAGCTACAAGAAATGATTGATTACTTGCGCAAAGGGGATGTTGTTGTAGTTTACAAACTTGATAGGATTAGTCGTAGCACAAAACACCTTATCCAATTAAGTGAACTATTTGATGAGAAGGGTGTACAGTTTGTATCGTTACGTGATTCTATTGACACATCCACCGCTATGGGAAGATTCTTTTTTAGAACGATGGCTAGTATTGCAGAGCTAGAGCGTGACATCATTCGTGAAAGGACCATGGCTGGTCTGGAGGCAGCTAGAAGTCGTGGAAGAAAAGGAGGCAGACCACAAGTTGACCAGAAGAATATATCGATAGCTCTTAAGATGTACCACTCAAAACAATACACCATAAAAGAGATTGAAGAGGCCACACAGGTAAGTAGGACTTCCTTATACCGATATGTAAACAGTCAAAAATGTGAAAACACAAACTAG
- a CDS encoding restriction endonuclease → METLFMNREEMSNELKMSYSGLSKRVPMEFFSMKIPGGANSKLYSKLALIHYQLEKTLATSSRMTSVSAKAVLGKRKDEYKRTYNQVSAEIDGCLRNFPKVDPIIEAYSIVELKLLFISLNISFILFPRKNEIRFLEEIDIDLYLKEMKRYVNDLMNDIETIKDYFGELEAGDIFCQMNTDPMLDNLKSKIFLTSSRDPNETSYNELELIKRIDSIHHNGLPILIADILKRDERFSDVKVTDGSGDKGIDVDAFMGSQRFIVQCKKYLSKINSKEIRDFSLLSKELDAVGWYVATGGFSKNADQGIFPFESIEGQDIKRIADVQLIDKLRLASLVFEHKLGMKLDGTLDEQYWFNLRNPHNRMK, encoded by the coding sequence ATGGAAACACTATTTATGAATAGGGAAGAAATGAGTAATGAGCTTAAAATGAGTTATAGTGGGTTAAGTAAGAGAGTTCCTATGGAGTTTTTTTCTATGAAAATACCTGGTGGAGCAAATAGTAAGTTGTATTCAAAGCTAGCACTAATTCATTATCAATTGGAAAAAACATTAGCAACTTCTTCGAGAATGACATCCGTATCAGCAAAAGCTGTATTGGGCAAAAGAAAAGATGAATATAAAAGAACTTACAATCAAGTATCGGCTGAAATAGATGGTTGTTTGAGGAATTTCCCCAAAGTTGACCCGATAATTGAGGCGTATTCCATAGTAGAACTAAAACTCCTCTTTATAAGCCTGAATATTTCATTTATTCTGTTTCCCAGAAAAAATGAAATACGCTTTTTAGAGGAAATCGATATCGATTTATATTTGAAGGAAATGAAACGATATGTTAATGACCTAATGAATGATATAGAAACCATAAAAGACTATTTTGGGGAATTAGAAGCAGGTGATATCTTTTGCCAAATGAATACTGACCCAATGCTAGACAACTTAAAGTCAAAGATATTTTTAACTTCATCAAGGGATCCAAATGAAACTTCTTACAATGAGTTGGAGCTTATAAAGAGAATTGATTCCATTCATCATAATGGATTGCCAATTCTTATAGCTGACATTTTAAAACGAGATGAACGCTTTTCTGATGTAAAAGTTACCGATGGTAGTGGGGATAAAGGAATTGATGTTGATGCATTTATGGGATCTCAAAGATTTATCGTACAGTGTAAAAAGTACTTAAGTAAGATTAACAGCAAAGAAATTAGGGACTTTTCATTATTAAGTAAGGAGTTAGATGCAGTAGGTTGGTATGTTGCTACTGGTGGTTTCTCGAAAAATGCGGATCAAGGTATTTTCCCCTTTGAGAGCATTGAAGGTCAAGATATTAAAAGAATAGCAGATGTTCAATTGATAGATAAGTTAAGGCTAGCTAGTCTTGTGTTTGAACATAAACTGGGTATGAAATTAGATGGAACGCTTGATGAACAATATTGGTTTAATCTTCGAAATCCACATAATAGGATGAAATAA
- a CDS encoding ImmA/IrrE family metallo-endopeptidase, with product MNRHIIFLNENLTKQQEWQDFAHELCHVLRHVGRQEDLPYSFYQLKEWQDNSFMYHLCLPTLLEKIKLESTMHRSTLIISEAFRVEYEFAYKKLEMYIRKYQLTV from the coding sequence ATGAATCGGCACATTATCTTTCTAAATGAAAATTTAACCAAGCAACAGGAATGGCAAGATTTTGCTCATGAACTGTGTCATGTTTTAAGGCACGTTGGTAGACAAGAAGATTTGCCCTATTCCTTTTATCAACTAAAGGAATGGCAGGATAATAGTTTTATGTATCACCTATGTTTACCAACATTGCTAGAAAAGATTAAACTAGAATCTACAATGCACAGATCTACTCTGATAATTTCAGAAGCTTTTCGTGTGGAATATGAATTTGCTTACAAAAAATTAGAAATGTATATCCGAAAATATCAATTAACTGTTTAG
- a CDS encoding tyrosine-type recombinase/integrase has product MLTEAGVDLATIMEKVGHNDIKTTMKIYTHVTKKMKKDVSAKVRTLYENALSEHNFSITFL; this is encoded by the coding sequence ATGTTAACAGAAGCTGGCGTAGACCTGGCTACGATAATGGAGAAGGTAGGCCATAATGATATAAAAACAACGATGAAGATCTATACACATGTTACAAAAAAGATGAAAAAGGACGTTTCCGCCAAAGTAAGAACTTTGTACGAAAACGCCCTTTCAGAACATAACTTTTCAATAACTTTTTTGTGA
- a CDS encoding HNH endonuclease, translating into MYNRAFVAVTSREWYEFLKQSYISGEVNFWRKNTNYFRALSHYEPLFFLVKNPPNVRGERAVLGVGYFSRFEELSPEEAWTKYKQGNGDPDFASFSSRMKEMFNVSKGTIGCIILSGLKFFDKPVKLSEIGISFKNSIVSGKSISSIEAKKVFDSSNTELFKSDLMEESLSFPEGKEMYMKHIVRERNSTVVDLAKERFKQKNGRLYCEVCGFDFELFYGEIGQGFIEGHHIVPVSELKEGDQTKVSDIVMVCSNCHRMLHRKRPWIKPDELIRLLH; encoded by the coding sequence ATGTATAACCGCGCTTTTGTTGCGGTCACGTCTCGAGAATGGTATGAATTCCTAAAGCAAAGTTATATATCTGGAGAGGTAAACTTCTGGAGAAAAAACACAAATTACTTCAGGGCTCTGTCGCACTATGAGCCACTTTTCTTTCTTGTAAAAAACCCACCTAATGTAAGAGGGGAGAGAGCGGTTCTAGGAGTAGGGTATTTCAGTAGATTTGAAGAGTTATCACCAGAAGAGGCTTGGACCAAATACAAACAAGGTAATGGGGATCCTGATTTTGCCTCTTTTTCTTCACGTATGAAAGAGATGTTCAATGTAAGTAAAGGAACGATAGGATGTATCATACTTTCAGGGTTAAAGTTTTTTGATAAACCAGTTAAATTAAGTGAGATAGGTATATCTTTTAAAAACAGTATAGTTTCCGGTAAATCAATTTCAAGCATTGAGGCGAAAAAAGTATTTGATTCAAGTAATACGGAGCTGTTTAAGTCAGATTTGATGGAAGAAAGTTTATCATTTCCTGAAGGTAAGGAAATGTATATGAAACACATTGTTAGGGAAAGAAATTCAACAGTTGTAGATTTGGCAAAAGAAAGATTTAAACAAAAAAATGGTAGATTATATTGTGAAGTTTGTGGGTTTGACTTTGAACTATTTTACGGTGAAATTGGGCAGGGATTTATTGAGGGTCATCATATAGTGCCAGTGTCAGAATTAAAAGAAGGAGACCAGACAAAAGTTTCTGACATAGTTATGGTTTGTTCGAATTGCCACAGAATGCTACATAGAAAAAGACCTTGGATTAAGCCTGATGAACTTATCCGATTGCTGCATTAA
- a CDS encoding ThiF family adenylyltransferase → MSHELINHSPDLRRLRDEGYQIEVKGAYVFLHNVPYVNCQREIQAGTLVSTLHLSGGQTLKPDTHAIHFIGEQPCDKNGQTIQGIMHPSSRTEKLGEGIVVDRSFSNKPPNGYRDYYHKFIRYIEILAAPAKSINPEAKANLFLPVIDTLDDSPFHYVDTHSSRANIGAVSDKLRSQRIAIIGLGGTVSYVLDLVAKTPVSEIHLFDGDEFLQHNAFRAPSAPTFKQLEIKENKAVYFASIYSNMKKNIHPHSEYVTSDNVQLLLDYDFVFICIDEGEFKKDIIPHLLEHKIPFVDVGMDVKNVDNSLLADVRTTTVTPSQSDHIPQRISLTSSINDMYESNIQIAELNALNAAMAVIKWKKQLGFYHDHRREVNSIYTTNTGEISND, encoded by the coding sequence ATGTCTCACGAACTGATAAATCATAGTCCGGATCTACGTCGTTTGAGAGATGAAGGATATCAAATTGAGGTAAAAGGCGCATACGTTTTCCTTCATAACGTTCCTTATGTCAATTGTCAAAGAGAGATACAAGCGGGAACGCTTGTATCTACTCTTCATTTATCAGGAGGTCAGACTCTTAAACCAGATACTCATGCTATCCACTTTATTGGTGAACAACCATGTGATAAAAATGGACAAACGATCCAAGGTATCATGCATCCTTCATCAAGAACAGAGAAATTAGGTGAAGGAATAGTAGTAGACCGTTCATTTTCGAATAAGCCACCAAATGGTTATAGAGACTACTATCATAAATTTATTCGCTATATTGAGATACTGGCAGCTCCTGCGAAATCTATTAATCCTGAAGCCAAAGCCAACTTGTTTCTTCCAGTAATAGACACTTTGGATGATTCGCCTTTCCATTATGTAGACACACATTCAAGCAGAGCGAATATTGGAGCTGTTTCAGATAAACTACGTTCCCAACGAATAGCAATTATTGGTCTAGGTGGAACGGTATCTTATGTTCTTGACCTTGTTGCAAAAACACCTGTTTCTGAAATTCATCTGTTTGATGGAGATGAATTTTTACAGCATAACGCTTTTCGAGCACCGAGTGCACCAACATTTAAACAATTAGAGATAAAAGAAAATAAGGCAGTTTACTTTGCTAGTATTTATAGTAATATGAAGAAAAATATTCATCCACATTCTGAATATGTGACATCTGACAATGTTCAACTTCTGTTGGACTATGATTTTGTATTTATCTGTATTGATGAAGGGGAATTCAAGAAAGACATTATTCCTCATTTGTTAGAGCATAAGATTCCTTTCGTTGATGTTGGTATGGATGTGAAAAATGTGGACAACTCACTATTAGCTGATGTGCGTACTACAACGGTGACACCTAGTCAAAGTGATCATATACCCCAGAGAATTTCTTTGACTAGCTCTATTAATGATATGTACGAAAGCAATATTCAAATTGCCGAGTTGAACGCCTTAAATGCTGCGATGGCTGTTATCAAATGGAAAAAACAATTAGGCTTTTATCATGACCACCGTCGCGAAGTTAATAGTATATATACCACTAATACTGGGGAAATATCGAATGACTAG